GAACCGACCCGCATCCTTTGCGTCGACGACGAGCAGAACGTCCTTCGATCGCTCACGCGCCTTTTTCTCGACGAACCCTATGAGATCCTGACGGCCGCCTCCGGGGCGGAGGGGCTTCTGGTCCTCGATCGGTGCGGATCCGTGCCCGTCGTCATCTCCGACTACCGGATGCCCGGGATGAACGGCGTGGAGTTCCTCAGCGAGGTGCGAAAGCGGTGGCCCGAGACGGTCCGCATCGTCCTGTCGGGATACGCGGACACCGGCGCGATCATCTCCGCCATCAACGAGGGGCAGATCTACCGGTTCGTCGCCAAGCCATGGAACGAGGACGAGCTCCGGGTCACCGTCGCCAACGCCCTCGAGTGGTACGACCTCGAGCGGAAGAACCGGGAGCTCACGGAGGAGCTCCGGCGGAAGAACGACGAACTGACGGCGCTCAACCGGGACCTCGAGCGGCGCGTGGCGGAGCGCACGGAAGCGCTGACGACGCAGAACCGGCTGCTGACCGAGTCTCTCGGGATCCTCGACAACCTCCCGATGGCCGTCGTGGGGATGGACCCGCAGGGGACCGTCTTCCAGTGTAACCGGAAGGGGATGGTCTGCTTCGGAAGCCGGATCGGACCGGTGATCGGGGCGAATCGCCGCGACGTCCTGACCGAGGCCCAGAACCGGTTGGTGGACGAGGTCCTCGAGAAGAGCCGGGCGGCGGGCAACGGGAGCGCCTCCGCCGTCGACGG
This portion of the Deltaproteobacteria bacterium genome encodes:
- a CDS encoding response regulator, with product MGEPTRILCVDDEQNVLRSLTRLFLDEPYEILTAASGAEGLLVLDRCGSVPVVISDYRMPGMNGVEFLSEVRKRWPETVRIVLSGYADTGAIISAINEGQIYRFVAKPWNEDELRVTVANALEWYDLERKNRELTEELRRKNDELTALNRDLERRVAERTEALTTQNRLLTESLGILDNLPMAVVGMDPQGTVFQCNRKGMVCFGSRIGPVIGANRRDVLTEAQNRLVDEVLEKSRAAGNGSASAVDGKHQAVLERNPYATDCVILIVHEEPVGG